Part of the Cellulomonas sp. WB94 genome, CACGGTGCTCGTCGGTGGTCGCGGGTGTGATCCGGTCGACCATCGTCGTGCCGAACGCCACGTGATCGGCGACCCACCCCGCCAGGCTCCGATCGACGAGGTCCACGAGGTCCGCCACGACCGCAGCGAGCGCGGGGCCGTTCCCCGGGAGGTTGTCGCACGGCAGGATCGCGAGCGGTCCGGCGCCCGCGGCGCGCCGCGCCAGCAGCCCGGACACGATGCGCCCTGGCGTCGTCCGTGCTGGAGCCGTCGGGTCGGCGCCGAGCGCCTCCACGTCCGCTCGGACGTCCGGGTTGGAGGTGTCGAGGCGGCCGGTGGGAGAGCGCAGGTAGCCCGCCTCGGTCACGGTGAGCGTGACGACGGCGAGGTCGGGAGAGGTCCAGCAGGCGAGCCACGCGTCGTGATCGGCCCCGTCGTGCACCGCCGAGATGCTGGACACCACGTCGAACCGGTCACCGTCGGCGCCGCGCGTGATCAGCGTGTAGAGCCCGCCCTGCGGGTCGAGCGCGTCGACCATCGCGGGTGACCGGCCGGTGAACGCCGCGATCCCCCACTCGGACGCGTCGGGCGCGTTGTCGGTGTACCAGGCCTGGTGCGCCCGGAAGAAGTTCCCGAGACCGACGTGGAGGATGCGCACGGGGGCGGCCGCCCGGCCGTGCCCCGCCGAGCGGGACAGACGCGGCGGCGCAGCAGGGGTGAGGGTCGGGTCGTTCACAGCTTGAACGCCTCTCGGGGGCAGGCGACGACGAGGTCATGTGCGGTGTCCATCGCCTCGTCCATCGTCAGTCGGTGGTCGACGACCATCTGTGCGAGGAAGCCGGAGTCCATCCGTCGGCTCATGTCGTGACGCGCAGGGATGGACAGGAAGGCACGCGTGTCGTCGATGAAGCCCGACGTCCGAGTGAACCCGGCGGTCTCGGTCACGGCCCTGCGATAGCGGTTCATCGCCTCGGGAGCGTCGATGAACCACCACGGAGCGCCCACGTAGACGGACGGGTAGAAGCCCGCCAGCGGTGCGAGCTCCCGCGAGTAGACCGTCTCGTCGATGGTGAAGAAGATCACCTGGAAGTTCGGCGACGTGCCGAACGCCGAGAGCATCGGCTGCACCGCGCTCGCGAACTCGACGGCGAGCGGGATGTCGGCGCCGACGTCCGCACCGTACGCGTCGAAGGTGGGGGCATGGTGATTGCGGTAGAGCGCCGGATGGAGCGTCATGACCAGGCCGTCATCGGCGGCCATCCGAGCCTGCTGGAACATGAAGCTCCGGCGCAGCGTTGCGCCCTGCTCAAGGCTGATGGTGCCCGCGCGAGCCGCTGCGTACAGGCGCTCGGCCTCGGCGTCGTCGAGCGGCTCGACCCGCGCGTCGCGGTGCGAGTGGTCGGTGGAGACGGCACCGTGAGCCTTGAAGAAGGCGCGACGGTTCTCCATCGCGGCGACCCAGCCGGCGAAGGTGCCGGTGTCGACGCCGGAGACCTCGGCGAGGTGGTCGACCAGAGAGTTCCAGGCCGGCGTGGCTGGCTCGAGGTACTTGTCCGGGCGGAAGGTGGGCGCCACCCGGCCCGTCCAGGTGGGGTCGTCAGCCAGCTTGACGTGATACCGGAGGTCGTCGCAGGGATCGTCGGTGGTCGCGATGAGCTCGATGTCGAACCGCTCGTAGAGCGCGCGGGGCGTGAACTCCGGGGTCGCGATCGTGGCGGCGATCGAGTCGTAGATGGCGTCGGCCGTCTCGGCAGACGGCACGAGGTCGATGCCGAAGATGTCCACGAGCTCGGACTCGAACCAGAACTTCACCGGAGTCCCGCGGTAGGCCTTCCAGTGCGCGCACAGGATGCGGAACGCGTTGCGCGACTGCTCCGGGGTGAGACCGGCACCGCCCACACCGACGTCGGGCAGCGACACGCCACGCGCGTGCAGCAACCGGTGCACGTAGTGGTCAGGCGTGATGAGCAACGAGGTCGGGTCCTCGAACCGGACGTCGTCCGCGAGCCACACCGGTGGGACGTGCCCATGCGGGGAGATGATGGGAAGGTCACGGACGGCCGCGTACAGCTCCCGCCCGACGTCTCTCGTCGCCGGGTCGCCAGGGAGCAGGCGGTCGGGATGGAGCTCGAGGATGGCCATGAGCCCCATGGTGTCGGCGTCGCCGGGCACTGGCAATCGGTTGCCAGGAGTTGCCGCGAGACCTTGCCGCAGTGACCCTCGGGAGGCAAGGTGGGCCCATGACCGACACCCGTGAGCTCGTCACCGCCCAGGCGCTCCAGGCCGCTCGCATCGGCGGCCCGGACAGCGTCCTGACCACCGAGGAGGTGCGCGCGTTCATCCTCGAGTCTCTCGGCGACACCGACTTCGACGGACGCAGCGTGTGCCTCGTCGTCCCTGACGGGACCCGGAGCTGCCCGCTCCCGTTCCTCCTGGGCTGCGTGCACGAGGCGCTGGTCGGGCGGGTCAGCAGGCTCACCGTCCTCATCGCGCTGGGGACGCACGTCGCCATGACCGAGGAGGCGCTGGCCAAGCACCTGGGCTACCAGGACGACGGCCTCGAAGCCACCTACCCGGGCATGACCGTGCTCAACCACGAGTGGTGGAAGCCCGAGACCTTCGTCTCCCTCGGCGCAATCAGTGCCGAGCGGGTCAGCGAGCTCAGCGGAGGGCTGCTGTCGATCTCCGCCGACGTCGCCTTGAACAAGGTGATCGTGGAGCACGACGTCGCACTTGTCGTCGGCCCCGTGTTCCCGCACGAGGTCGTGGGCTTCTCGGGTGGCAACAAGTACTTCTTCCCCGGCATCGCGGGTCCGGAGATCATCGATCTCACGCACTGGGTCGGTGCGCTCATCACGAGCGCCGAGATCATCGGGACCCGCGGGATCACACCGGTGCGGGCTCTGATCAACGAGGCCGCCACGATGATCCCGAGCGAGAAGCTCGCGCTGTGCGTCGTCGCGCAGTCCGGCACGTCGTCCCTGCATGCGGCGACGTTCGGATCGACCGAGGCCGCGTGGGCCTCCGCCGCCGAGGTCTCCGCGCAGACCCACGTCCGCTACCTGGATGCGCCCGTCAAGCGCGTCGTGTCCCTGATCCCGACCAAGTACGACGACATCTGGACCGCGGCCAAGGGCTTCTACAAGCTCGAGCCTGTCGTGGCCGACGGTGGCGAGGTGATCATCTACGCCCCGCACATCTCCGAGATCTCCGTGGTCCACCAGGAGATCTATGAGATCGGATACCACTGCCGCGACTACTTCGTGAAGCAGTGGGACAAGTTCAAGGACATGCACTGGGGCGTCCTGGCGCACAGCACCCATCTTCGCGGTGCTGGGACCTACGACGAGGTCCACGGTGAGCGGTGCCGCCTGACCGTCACCCTGGTCACCGCCATCCCCGAAGAGAAGGTGCGTCGGGCGAACCTCGGCTACATCGCGCCGGCAGACTTCGACCTCGCGGCCTACGAGGCGGACCCGGACACGTTCGTCGTGCCCAACGCGGGCGAGGTGCTCTTCCGGCTGCACTGAGCGGTCGAGCCGCGGACCACCAGCCGGACGGGCAGCACGAACGCGTGCCCCGTCTCGGCCTGGGCTCCGTTCAGCACCGCCAGGAGGTCGCGAACGCCGGTCGCACCCATCTCGCGCAGCGGAGCCGCCACCGTCGTCAGCGCCGGCCTGACCAGTCGGGACATGAGGGTGTCGTCGAACCCGATCACGCTGACATCCTCCGGCACCCGGAGTCCGGCCCGTTCGAGCCCCCGGATGACGCCGATCGCCATCGGGTCGTTGTAGGCGATCACAGCGGTCGTCGGATACGCGGCCAGCTCCCCCGCAGCCTTCAGACCGCCGGCGAAGGTGGGCGCGAAGGGCCCGATCCGTCGCGTGACCAGGTCCAGCTCATGACCGGCCTCCCGCAGCGCGCGCCACCGCATGCCATCCGCCCACGATGCATCGGGGCCCGCGACATAGGTGATGGTGTCGTGGGCGAGACCACCCAGGTGCTCGACCGCGCGGCGCATCCCCCGGAGGCTGTCGGTGACGACGCTCGGCACCCCCGTCAGCTCCCGGTTGAGCACGACCATCGGCTTCTGCTTCGCAATCGTCCGTAGGGCCGAGTCGGACATGCGCGAGCTGCCGATGACGATGCCATCGACGACCGGGAGCAGTCGCTCGAGCGTCTCGCGCTCGAGCGTGTCCGACTCCTGGGCGTCGACGAGCAGGATGACGTAGCCGGCCTCCTGGGCTGCGAGCTGCGTCCACCGAACCAGCTCGGCGTAGAACGGGTTCGTGATGTCCGAGATCATCACCGCGAGCATGCGCGTGCGCGACGTGGACAGCGCACGGGCGATCGGGTTCGCGCGATAACCGAGGTCCTCGGCCACCGCTCGGATACGTGCGGCGGTGTCCGCGTTGACCCGACCCGGCCGGGCGAAAGCCCGCGACACCGTCGAGGTCGCCACTCCCGCCACGCGCGCGACGTCGTAGATCGTCGGCGCGGGTCTGCGGGGGAACTCGCGGGTCATCCTCGATGCTAACGACGCAAGACAACTCCTGGCAACCGCTTGCATCGGGGCACGCACGCTCGGCAGATTGACGTACGACAGCGGCGCCGCGACGGCAGCCGGACCCGCCGACGAGAGGAATCCCCGTGCTCCGCCCCCAGGACACCCCCACCCGCGAACGCAAGTCGCTCAACGGGATCTGGAGCTTCCGCCTCGACGCGGAGGGCGCAGGTCGGTCTGAGAGGTGGTGGAACGCCCCACTCGACGCGGCACGTGCGATGCCCGTGCCTGCCAGCTACAACGACATCGTCCCGGACGCCACCGTCCACGACCACGTGGGCGACGCCTGGTACCAGACCAGCGTCCGCGTGCCGCGCGGCTGGGCCGGCCAGCGGATCGTGCTGCGGTTCGACTCCGCCACGCACCGGGCCACCGTCTGGGTCGGTGAGACCGAGGTCATGAGCCACGAGGGCGGCTACACGCCGTTCGAGGCTGACGTCACCGCGTTCGCGATCCCCGGTGAGGAGATCCGCATCACCGCAGTCGTCAACAACGAGCTCACCTGGCAGTCCGTGCCGCCCGGCTTCGTCTACGACACCCCGGAGGGCAGGCGCCAGCAGTACTACCACGACTTCTTCAACTACGCGGGCCTGCACCGCTCCGTCTGGCTGTACGCGACCCCGGACGTTCACGTCTCGGACGTGACCGTGGTGACCGGTCTCGACGGGTCGACGGGAACGGTCGCCTACGCGGTCGAGACGGTCGGGGCCGAGGGCAGCTCCGTTCGCGTCCGCCTGGCCGACGGCGACGGAACCCAGGTCGCGGCGGCGAGCGGCGCGACCGGCACCCTCGCGGTCGCGGACGTCCACCCGTGGGCGCCGGGCGACGGCTACCTCTACGACCTCGTCGTCGAGGTCCTCGACGACGACACGGTCGTCGACTCCTACTCCCTGCCCGTCGGCATCCGGACGGTCGAGGTGCGCGGCACCCAGTTCCTCATCAACTCTCGCCCGTTCTACTTCACCGGTTTCGGCAAGCACGAGGACGCCGCGGTGCGCGGCAAGGCGCACGACGACGCCCTGCTCGTGCACGACTTCGAGCTGATGGAGTGGATCGGGGCGAACTCGTTCCGCACCTCGCACTACCCGTACGCCGAAGAGGTCTACGACTACGCAGACCGCCGAGGCATCGTCATCATCGACGAGACGGCAGCGGTCGGGATGAACACCGGCCTGGCCGGCGGGATCTTCGGCGGGCAGGGCTACACCACGTTCTCGCCGGACACCGTCAACGACGCGACCCGTGAGGTGCACGCCCAGGCCATCCGCGAGCTCGTCGCGCGGGACAAGAATCATCCGAGCGTCGTCATCTGGAGCATCGCGAACGAACCCGAGTCGGACACCCCGGCCGCGCGGGACTACTTCGAGCCGCTCTTCGCGCTGACGCGTGAGCTCGACCCGACCCGTCCTGTCGGATTCGTCAACGTCATGCTCGCCCCGCACGGGAAGTGCCTCGTGAGCCAGTTCGCTGACGTCCTGATGCTCAACCGGTACTACGGCTGGTACGTCAACACGGGTGAGCTCGACAGTGCCGAGCGTGAGTGGCGCACGGAGCTCGAGGCCTGGGCCACGGACGGCAAGCCGATCATCATCACCGAGTACGGCGCGGACACCATGGCGGGCGTGCACACCGTCGTGTCCCAGCCGTGGAGCGAGGAGTACCAGGTCGACTACCTCGCGATGAATCACCGTGTGTTCGACAGCGTCGACGCCGTGGTCGGCGAACAGGTGTGGAACTTCGCCGACTTCGCCACCAAGCCGGGCGTCTTCCGCGTCGACGGGAACAAGAAGGGTGTCTTCACGCGCGACAGGCGTCCGAAGTCCGCCGCGTTCGAGCTGCGCAGGCGCTGGACGACGTCCCGCTGACGCCCCGGGGAGGGGTCGAGCCACACTCCCCCAGGCAACTCGCGGCAACC contains:
- a CDS encoding mannitol dehydrogenase family protein translates to MNDPTLTPAAPPRLSRSAGHGRAAAPVRILHVGLGNFFRAHQAWYTDNAPDASEWGIAAFTGRSPAMVDALDPQGGLYTLITRGADGDRFDVVSSISAVHDGADHDAWLACWTSPDLAVVTLTVTEAGYLRSPTGRLDTSNPDVRADVEALGADPTAPARTTPGRIVSGLLARRAAGAGPLAILPCDNLPGNGPALAAVVADLVDLVDRSLAGWVADHVAFGTTMVDRITPATTDEHRAAVLAGTGLVDASPVPTEPFSEWIIAGAFPNGRPDWQAAGARLVDDVMPFEQRKLWLLNGSHSLLAYAGSIRGHETVAEAIADPVCRGWVEEWWAEASRHLSLAEADVAAYRAALLRRFENPRIRHALAQIAADGSQKIPVRIVPALRAELAAGRVPVGATRAVAAWVGHLRGHGAPVHDARAEEVRRLGDGTLEESVDKVLGFLGVDLAADERVRAAVLEHARSLATPAAAQS
- the uxaC gene encoding glucuronate isomerase, giving the protein MAILELHPDRLLPGDPATRDVGRELYAAVRDLPIISPHGHVPPVWLADDVRFEDPTSLLITPDHYVHRLLHARGVSLPDVGVGGAGLTPEQSRNAFRILCAHWKAYRGTPVKFWFESELVDIFGIDLVPSAETADAIYDSIAATIATPEFTPRALYERFDIELIATTDDPCDDLRYHVKLADDPTWTGRVAPTFRPDKYLEPATPAWNSLVDHLAEVSGVDTGTFAGWVAAMENRRAFFKAHGAVSTDHSHRDARVEPLDDAEAERLYAAARAGTISLEQGATLRRSFMFQQARMAADDGLVMTLHPALYRNHHAPTFDAYGADVGADIPLAVEFASAVQPMLSAFGTSPNFQVIFFTIDETVYSRELAPLAGFYPSVYVGAPWWFIDAPEAMNRYRRAVTETAGFTRTSGFIDDTRAFLSIPARHDMSRRMDSGFLAQMVVDHRLTMDEAMDTAHDLVVACPREAFKL
- a CDS encoding lactate racemase domain-containing protein — encoded protein: MTDTRELVTAQALQAARIGGPDSVLTTEEVRAFILESLGDTDFDGRSVCLVVPDGTRSCPLPFLLGCVHEALVGRVSRLTVLIALGTHVAMTEEALAKHLGYQDDGLEATYPGMTVLNHEWWKPETFVSLGAISAERVSELSGGLLSISADVALNKVIVEHDVALVVGPVFPHEVVGFSGGNKYFFPGIAGPEIIDLTHWVGALITSAEIIGTRGITPVRALINEAATMIPSEKLALCVVAQSGTSSLHAATFGSTEAAWASAAEVSAQTHVRYLDAPVKRVVSLIPTKYDDIWTAAKGFYKLEPVVADGGEVIIYAPHISEISVVHQEIYEIGYHCRDYFVKQWDKFKDMHWGVLAHSTHLRGAGTYDEVHGERCRLTVTLVTAIPEEKVRRANLGYIAPADFDLAAYEADPDTFVVPNAGEVLFRLH
- a CDS encoding LacI family DNA-binding transcriptional regulator encodes the protein MTREFPRRPAPTIYDVARVAGVATSTVSRAFARPGRVNADTAARIRAVAEDLGYRANPIARALSTSRTRMLAVMISDITNPFYAELVRWTQLAAQEAGYVILLVDAQESDTLERETLERLLPVVDGIVIGSSRMSDSALRTIAKQKPMVVLNRELTGVPSVVTDSLRGMRRAVEHLGGLAHDTITYVAGPDASWADGMRWRALREAGHELDLVTRRIGPFAPTFAGGLKAAGELAAYPTTAVIAYNDPMAIGVIRGLERAGLRVPEDVSVIGFDDTLMSRLVRPALTTVAAPLREMGATGVRDLLAVLNGAQAETGHAFVLPVRLVVRGSTAQCSRKSTSPALGTTNVSGSAS
- the uidA gene encoding beta-glucuronidase; this translates as MLRPQDTPTRERKSLNGIWSFRLDAEGAGRSERWWNAPLDAARAMPVPASYNDIVPDATVHDHVGDAWYQTSVRVPRGWAGQRIVLRFDSATHRATVWVGETEVMSHEGGYTPFEADVTAFAIPGEEIRITAVVNNELTWQSVPPGFVYDTPEGRRQQYYHDFFNYAGLHRSVWLYATPDVHVSDVTVVTGLDGSTGTVAYAVETVGAEGSSVRVRLADGDGTQVAAASGATGTLAVADVHPWAPGDGYLYDLVVEVLDDDTVVDSYSLPVGIRTVEVRGTQFLINSRPFYFTGFGKHEDAAVRGKAHDDALLVHDFELMEWIGANSFRTSHYPYAEEVYDYADRRGIVIIDETAAVGMNTGLAGGIFGGQGYTTFSPDTVNDATREVHAQAIRELVARDKNHPSVVIWSIANEPESDTPAARDYFEPLFALTRELDPTRPVGFVNVMLAPHGKCLVSQFADVLMLNRYYGWYVNTGELDSAEREWRTELEAWATDGKPIIITEYGADTMAGVHTVVSQPWSEEYQVDYLAMNHRVFDSVDAVVGEQVWNFADFATKPGVFRVDGNKKGVFTRDRRPKSAAFELRRRWTTSR